A segment of the Catenuloplanes nepalensis genome:
CCCAGCCGATCACCATCAGCGGCAGGAAGACCACGCCGATCACGGCCGCGGTCATGCCGAGCACGAAGAGCAGCTTCCGGACGTTGTCCCGGATCGGCGTCGGCGTCGGGCCGCGCTCCTCCCGTGGGGCACGCCAGACGGTGGACCACCGGCGCTTGTCCAGCCAGAGCATCGCGCCGGCGGCCGACCACCAGCCGACCGCGTAGCCGAACAGCAGCACGGCGACCAGCGTCGCGCCGTTGAAGTGCGGGCGTAGCAGCGTCTCCAGCACGCCCTGGCCGGCGGCGATCACGAGCAGCAGCGCGACGGACGAGCCGACCAGGTGCGGGCGGGCGCTGAACCAGCGGATGAGGGCGTCACTGATAGCCACGGATGCTCCAGAAGACGGGGTAGAGCGGCTCGTCCTTACCGGTGGTGAACAGCTCGCCGCCGCTCTCCTCGGCCACCGAGCGCAGCTCGCGCTCCCACTGGGTGTCGCCGGGCACGTCGTCCGGGCCGGCGTCGGGCGTGTATGCGCCGCAGCGGTCGGTCCCCTGGTCGCCGGAGTCGAACGCGATCGTGTAGATCGGCACCGACCGTTCCGCCTCCGACAGCCCGCGCCGGTAATCCATGTACTGGCCGTAGTTGGTGCCGCAGGTGTTCTGGCCGTCGGAGAACAGCACGATCGACGTGGACGCACCGCCGGTGCCGTCGGTCAGCCATGGCCGGGTCAGCTCGTGCGCGCTGCGCAGCGCGTCGTACATCGCGGTGTAGCCCTGTGGTCGGAGATCCTTCGTCGCGTACTCCTGGATCTCGGTCAACGTCCGCGTGGTGTCCCCCTCCGGCAGGACGAACCGTCTCGGCGGCTGCGCCCGGTCGCTGAACGGCACGAAGTCGACGCGCTCGCCGGGCAGGAAGTTGAAGTAGGTGGCGGGATCGTTCGGGTCGGTGCCGGTCAGGTTCACCAGCGCGTTGCGCAGCTGAGGCATGTTCTTGTCCATCGAGCCCGACACGTCGAGCACGAACACCATCCTCGACGGGGTACGGATCTCCGCCTGGTATTCGTCGATCAGCCGACTCAGCGCCCTCGGGTCGGTCGGGTAGCGTAACTGCGGCGACGGGATCGCGGTCTGTTCCGTGGTGACGTCCGGGTTGCCGGGCCGGCGGCCGGTCCGCTCCTGGATGCGTTGCTGCACATCCGGGCTGAACAGCCACTGCCACAGCTCGTCGAACGTGCGCTGCTCCTCGTCGGTCGCGCCGCTGAGCAGGCTCAGCCGGTACTCCGCGATCATCGTGCCCTCGGTCGGGTAGATCGCCTTCAGCCGGCAGTCCTCGGGCAGGACGCCGTTCATCCGGGCGACCTCGGACTCGTAGATGAGCAGCCCGTCCACGCCGTCGGTGCGGTTACTCCGGCCGCACTCGTCACCGCCGGACTCGACCTGCGCCACGTACGCGTCGGAGAGCACGGCCGAGGTGTCCGCGCTGAGCCGGTGCCCGGCGAAGAACCGCCGCAGGTCCAGGCGCAGGCCCGGCACGCCGGCCTCGGTGATCGGCAGGCCGGTGTCGGCGAGCGCGGTCGCGGCCGCCACGAGCCCGGCCAGCCCGGAGTTGGAATGGTCCGGACGGGTCATGCCGAACCGGAACCCGCCGTCGGCGATCACGT
Coding sequences within it:
- a CDS encoding substrate-binding domain-containing protein; the protein is MRRAVSVLTVAVLALGAAACGRDEEKGEPRVLRVLAGSELSDLDETLRELEEERNIRVELTPIGSVEGARRLTDPQTLAAYDAVWFGADQFFGLWRESRDALLRQSPPLMRSPVVIGVRAELAVQLGWDVTAPSWADIVDVIADGGFRFGMTRPDHSNSGLAGLVAAATALADTGLPITEAGVPGLRLDLRRFFAGHRLSADTSAVLSDAYVAQVESGGDECGRSNRTDGVDGLLIYESEVARMNGVLPEDCRLKAIYPTEGTMIAEYRLSLLSGATDEEQRTFDELWQWLFSPDVQQRIQERTGRRPGNPDVTTEQTAIPSPQLRYPTDPRALSRLIDEYQAEIRTPSRMVFVLDVSGSMDKNMPQLRNALVNLTGTDPNDPATYFNFLPGERVDFVPFSDRAQPPRRFVLPEGDTTRTLTEIQEYATKDLRPQGYTAMYDALRSAHELTRPWLTDGTGGASTSIVLFSDGQNTCGTNYGQYMDYRRGLSEAERSVPIYTIAFDSGDQGTDRCGAYTPDAGPDDVPGDTQWERELRSVAEESGGELFTTGKDEPLYPVFWSIRGYQ